From one Idiomarina sp. X4 genomic stretch:
- the ribD gene encoding bifunctional diaminohydroxyphosphoribosylaminopyrimidine deaminase/5-amino-6-(5-phosphoribosylamino)uracil reductase RibD: MIKPSQLKVDHEMMHRAIELARRGIMTTRPNPAVGCVIAKDNKIIGEGWHQRAGEPHAEVHALKQAGADAKGATAYVTLEPCSHMGRTPPCANALIEAGIARVVVAMHDPNPRVSGNGIKRLHEADIDVLVGVLEKSAEQLNPGFLSRMRENRPFITVKMASSLDGKTALSDGRSQWITGPHARADVQYWRAQSDSILTGADTILKDDPMLTVRQNQWPATRPLPEPLKQPIRIVIDSQNRVTDDAKIFESPVPVWLIRSKSGQPSKHSHCHEVIVKTAATGKIDLSALMSELAKREVNQIWTECGASLAAALIQAGYCDRLIMYSSGQLLGNAARSLFDIDEPNTLDKAIRFKITDRRQVGDDQRVIAVPQLMTGKG; encoded by the coding sequence ATGATTAAACCGTCGCAACTAAAAGTTGATCACGAAATGATGCATCGTGCCATTGAGTTGGCTCGGCGCGGCATTATGACAACGCGACCTAACCCTGCTGTAGGTTGCGTGATAGCTAAAGACAATAAAATCATTGGTGAAGGCTGGCATCAGCGAGCCGGCGAACCGCACGCAGAAGTTCATGCGTTAAAGCAGGCTGGTGCTGACGCAAAAGGTGCAACGGCTTATGTGACTTTAGAGCCGTGCAGCCACATGGGGCGTACCCCACCATGTGCGAACGCTTTAATTGAAGCGGGCATTGCGCGTGTTGTGGTCGCTATGCATGATCCTAACCCTCGGGTGAGTGGAAATGGCATTAAGCGTTTGCATGAGGCGGATATTGACGTGCTGGTTGGCGTGTTGGAAAAGTCTGCGGAACAGCTGAACCCAGGTTTCTTGTCCAGAATGCGGGAAAACCGTCCTTTCATTACTGTCAAAATGGCGTCGTCGCTGGATGGAAAAACCGCGTTATCAGATGGGCGCAGCCAATGGATAACGGGTCCTCATGCGCGTGCCGACGTTCAATATTGGCGAGCTCAATCCGACTCGATTCTTACTGGCGCGGATACCATTTTAAAAGATGACCCCATGCTGACGGTTCGACAAAACCAGTGGCCAGCGACAAGGCCTTTACCTGAACCGTTAAAACAACCCATACGTATTGTTATAGACAGTCAGAACAGAGTGACCGATGACGCTAAAATTTTTGAGTCACCGGTTCCGGTGTGGTTAATAAGGTCTAAGTCTGGTCAGCCAAGTAAGCATTCACATTGCCATGAAGTTATTGTGAAGACAGCCGCTACCGGGAAAATTGACTTAAGTGCTTTAATGTCGGAGTTGGCAAAGCGCGAAGTGAACCAAATCTGGACCGAATGTGGTGCGTCTTTAGCGGCTGCACTTATACAGGCGGGTTATTGTGACCGCTTGATAATGTACAGTTCAGGTCAGCTACTGGGCAACGCGGCGCGTTCACTCTTTGATATTGACGAGCCGAATACTTTAGACAAAGCGATACGCTTTAAAATAACTGACAGGCGTCAGGTTGGTGATGACCAACGAGTTATCGCAGTACCTCAACTTATGACAGGAAAAGGTTAA
- the glyA gene encoding serine hydroxymethyltransferase, with translation MLKSEMNIADFDADLWQAMQGEVERQEQHIELIASENYTSPRVMQAQGSQLTNKYAEGYPHKRYYGGCEFVDKVEDLAIERAKELFGAKYANVQPHSGSQANTAAFMALMEAGDTFLGMSLAHGGHLTHGSGVNFSGKLYNAVSYGLDESTGEIDYAEVEKLALEHKPKVIVAGFSAYSGIVDWKKFREIADKVDAYLMVDMAHVAGLIAAGEYPNPVPYAHVVTTTTHKTLAGPRGGLIISGSDDEKLHKKLNSAVFPGNQGGPLCHVIAGKAVAFQEALQPEFKAYQQQVLKNANVMVKAMQSRGYKIVSNGTQNHLFLVDLIDKDITGKDADAALGDAFITVNKNAVPNDPRSPFVTSGLRLGTPAITRRGFKETEAEQVANWICDVLDDISNESKISEVREQVKALCANFPVYG, from the coding sequence ATGCTGAAATCTGAGATGAACATTGCCGACTTTGATGCGGACTTATGGCAAGCGATGCAAGGCGAAGTTGAGCGTCAGGAACAACACATAGAGCTGATTGCGTCAGAAAACTACACCAGTCCGCGAGTCATGCAGGCGCAAGGTTCTCAGTTAACCAACAAGTACGCAGAAGGCTATCCACATAAGCGTTATTATGGTGGCTGTGAGTTTGTCGATAAGGTTGAAGACTTAGCCATTGAGCGTGCCAAAGAGTTATTCGGTGCAAAATATGCAAACGTACAGCCACATTCTGGTTCGCAAGCAAATACGGCTGCATTTATGGCGCTGATGGAAGCCGGAGACACTTTCCTTGGTATGAGTTTGGCGCACGGTGGTCACTTAACTCACGGTTCCGGAGTTAACTTCTCAGGAAAGCTTTATAACGCCGTTTCGTATGGCCTGGACGAATCCACTGGTGAAATTGACTATGCCGAAGTTGAAAAACTGGCGCTGGAACACAAACCGAAAGTGATCGTTGCGGGCTTCTCAGCCTATTCTGGTATCGTTGACTGGAAAAAATTCCGTGAAATTGCGGATAAAGTTGATGCTTATTTAATGGTCGATATGGCGCACGTAGCGGGTTTGATTGCTGCAGGTGAATACCCGAACCCAGTGCCTTACGCACACGTTGTTACTACGACTACGCATAAAACGCTGGCGGGCCCACGTGGTGGTTTGATTATTTCCGGTAGCGATGATGAAAAGCTGCATAAAAAATTAAACAGTGCCGTATTCCCGGGTAATCAAGGCGGTCCGTTATGCCATGTTATTGCCGGTAAAGCGGTCGCTTTCCAGGAAGCATTACAGCCGGAATTTAAAGCTTACCAGCAACAAGTGCTAAAAAATGCGAACGTAATGGTTAAAGCAATGCAGTCTCGCGGCTATAAGATTGTTTCTAATGGTACGCAGAATCACTTATTCCTGGTTGATCTAATCGATAAAGACATCACGGGTAAAGACGCAGATGCTGCTTTAGGTGATGCATTTATTACGGTTAACAAGAATGCGGTTCCTAATGATCCGCGTTCTCCTTTTGTGACCTCTGGCTTGCGTTTAGGCACACCGGCTATTACCCGCCGTGGCTTTAAAGAAACTGAAGCTGAACAAGTTGCTAACTGGATCTGTGACGTTCTGGACGATATCTCGAACGAGAGCAAAATTTCAGAAGTACGTGAACAAGTAAAAGCGTTATGCGCTAACTTTCCGGTATACGGATAA
- a CDS encoding ABC transporter ATP-binding protein has protein sequence MLTIDNVSLKGINRPRLSNVGLSLDSGKLIGLIGPNGAGKSSLLKAIAGVEAASGALLWNRQSLSAMNDNERANTLSYMAQDDTPQWDLTIEEIIDIGLLKKRLPSSERQRRIEKTSETLNLSEFTGHSIQRLSRGELQRVLLARALVSEPELLLCDEPTNALDIYHQLNVLQLLKKQSEKGRLVMMAIHDIPQAAEYCDELVLLDKGRLVCNGQPFEVLTKENLAATFGIHADWICNKRGVAWQPRPL, from the coding sequence GTGCTAACCATAGATAATGTGAGCTTGAAAGGCATTAATCGACCAAGGCTGAGCAATGTCGGGTTGTCTCTTGATAGCGGCAAATTAATCGGTCTGATAGGCCCCAATGGCGCTGGTAAAAGCTCGCTGTTAAAAGCAATAGCCGGGGTTGAAGCGGCCTCGGGGGCGCTTTTATGGAATAGACAATCGCTGTCAGCCATGAATGATAATGAAAGGGCAAATACGTTGTCGTATATGGCTCAAGACGATACTCCACAGTGGGATCTGACCATAGAAGAGATTATCGACATTGGCCTTTTAAAGAAGCGACTTCCTAGCTCAGAGCGACAGCGGCGTATTGAAAAAACGAGTGAAACGCTTAATCTTTCTGAATTTACTGGTCACTCGATTCAACGACTATCGCGAGGTGAGTTACAGCGGGTTTTGCTGGCCAGAGCACTTGTTTCTGAGCCCGAGCTGTTACTTTGTGATGAGCCAACTAATGCTCTGGATATCTACCATCAACTTAATGTGTTGCAGCTACTTAAAAAACAAAGCGAGAAGGGGCGGTTAGTAATGATGGCCATTCACGATATCCCACAGGCGGCTGAATATTGTGATGAATTAGTCTTGCTGGATAAAGGCAGGCTAGTTTGCAATGGACAACCCTTTGAGGTGTTAACCAAAGAGAATTTGGCGGCCACTTTTGGGATCCATGCGGACTGGATTTGCAATAAAAGGGGCGTAGCCTGGCAGCCTCGCCCCTTATAA
- the nrdR gene encoding transcriptional regulator NrdR, which produces MHCPFCGTQDTKVIDSRLVADGASVRRRRECNHCKERFTTFETAELIMPRVIKTDGSREPFNEDKLRNGLLRALEKRPVSLELMEQAINKIKSSIRATGEREITSNFIGGLVMENLKQIDKVAYVRFASVYRSFEDIREFGEEIARLND; this is translated from the coding sequence ATGCATTGTCCATTTTGTGGCACACAAGACACCAAGGTTATTGATTCGCGCTTAGTTGCGGATGGCGCCTCGGTACGTCGCCGGCGTGAGTGTAATCATTGCAAGGAGCGCTTTACGACTTTTGAAACGGCTGAACTCATCATGCCGCGGGTTATTAAAACCGATGGCTCGAGAGAACCGTTCAATGAAGATAAGCTCCGCAACGGGTTGTTAAGAGCACTCGAAAAGCGCCCAGTTAGTCTGGAGCTTATGGAACAGGCTATTAATAAAATTAAATCGAGTATCCGTGCGACGGGTGAGCGCGAAATAACCAGTAATTTTATTGGTGGATTGGTTATGGAAAACCTGAAACAAATCGACAAAGTGGCCTATGTAAGGTTTGCTTCCGTTTATCGCTCGTTCGAAGATATTCGAGAGTTTGGCGAAGAAATCGCTCGTTTGAATGATTAA
- the ettA gene encoding energy-dependent translational throttle protein EttA, whose amino-acid sequence MAQYIYSMSQVSKVVPPKKTILKDISLSFFPGAKIGVLGVNGAGKSTLLRIMAGVDTEYEGEARALSGTQIGYLPQEPELDESKTVKETVEEAVTDVKEALGRLDEIYAAYADENADFDALSKEQGELEALLQAKDGHNIENILERAADALRLPEWDAKIGNLSGGERRRVAICRLLLSKPDMLLLDEPTNHLDAESVAWLERFLHDYTGTVVAITHDRYFLDNVAGWILELDRGYGIPWEGNYSSWLEQKEKRLEQEERAEKARQRTIKQELEWVRTNPKGRQAKSKARLNRFEELQSGDYQKRNETNELFIPPGPRLGDKVIEVNGISKSYEKRQLIDNLSFSVPKGAIVGIIGPNGAGKSTLFRMISGEEKPDSGSIELGETVQLASVDQFRDNMDDKKTVFEEITDGNDILKIGNFEVNGRAYVGRFNFRGTDQQKRIGELSGGERNRVHLAKLLKAGGNVLLLDEPTNDLDVETLRALEEAILEFPGSVMVISHDRWFLDRIATHILDYRDEGEVVFYEGNYSDYEAYMKDKFGEQAMEPHRIKYKPIG is encoded by the coding sequence ATGGCGCAATATATCTATTCAATGTCTCAGGTGAGCAAAGTAGTGCCACCTAAGAAAACCATCTTAAAAGATATTTCTCTGTCGTTTTTTCCAGGGGCCAAAATTGGTGTTCTGGGTGTTAACGGTGCCGGTAAGTCGACCCTGCTCCGCATTATGGCGGGTGTTGATACAGAGTATGAAGGTGAAGCTCGCGCATTATCAGGGACTCAAATTGGTTACCTGCCACAGGAGCCTGAGCTCGATGAAAGCAAAACGGTCAAAGAAACGGTTGAAGAGGCTGTTACAGACGTAAAAGAAGCGCTGGGTCGCCTCGATGAAATTTACGCGGCCTACGCTGATGAGAATGCTGATTTCGACGCGCTGTCGAAAGAACAAGGCGAACTGGAAGCACTGTTGCAAGCCAAAGACGGTCACAACATTGAAAATATTCTGGAACGCGCAGCAGATGCTTTACGCCTTCCTGAATGGGACGCCAAAATCGGCAACCTGTCGGGTGGTGAGCGACGCCGTGTGGCTATTTGTCGTTTACTGTTATCTAAGCCGGACATGCTGCTGTTAGACGAGCCTACCAACCACCTTGATGCAGAGTCGGTTGCTTGGCTAGAGCGTTTCTTGCACGATTACACGGGGACCGTGGTTGCCATTACCCACGACCGTTACTTCCTCGATAACGTTGCAGGTTGGATCCTTGAACTTGACCGTGGCTATGGTATTCCATGGGAAGGTAACTACTCTTCCTGGCTGGAACAGAAAGAAAAACGCCTGGAGCAGGAAGAACGTGCTGAGAAAGCTCGCCAGCGCACGATTAAACAAGAACTTGAGTGGGTACGCACTAACCCGAAAGGACGCCAGGCGAAAAGCAAGGCGCGCCTTAACCGCTTTGAAGAACTGCAAAGTGGCGACTATCAGAAACGTAACGAAACCAACGAGTTGTTTATTCCGCCAGGCCCTCGTCTGGGTGACAAGGTTATTGAAGTTAATGGTATTAGCAAATCTTACGAAAAGCGCCAGCTTATCGACAACCTAAGCTTCAGTGTTCCTAAAGGGGCTATTGTCGGTATTATTGGTCCTAACGGTGCGGGTAAATCCACCTTATTCCGCATGATAAGCGGCGAAGAAAAGCCGGACAGCGGCTCTATCGAATTGGGTGAAACCGTACAATTGGCCAGTGTTGATCAGTTCCGTGACAACATGGATGACAAAAAAACCGTCTTTGAAGAAATTACTGACGGTAACGACATCCTGAAGATTGGTAACTTTGAAGTGAATGGCCGTGCCTATGTGGGTCGTTTTAACTTCCGCGGTACCGATCAGCAAAAACGCATTGGCGAATTATCGGGTGGTGAACGTAACCGAGTGCACTTAGCGAAGCTATTAAAGGCTGGCGGTAACGTGCTGCTTCTCGATGAGCCAACCAACGACTTAGACGTTGAAACCCTGCGAGCACTTGAAGAAGCTATTCTTGAGTTCCCGGGCTCTGTGATGGTTATCTCGCACGACCGTTGGTTCCTTGACCGCATTGCCACGCATATTCTGGATTACCGTGACGAAGGCGAAGTGGTCTTCTACGAAGGTAACTACAGCGATTACGAAGCTTATATGAAGGACAAATTCGGTGAACAGGCAATGGAGCCGCACCGTATTAAATATAAGCCTATTGGCTAA